The Vibrio astriarenae genome contains a region encoding:
- the recR gene encoding recombination mediator RecR codes for MRTSSMLEHLMEALRCLPGVGPKSAQRMAFHLLQRDRQGGLQLADALSQAMTEIGHCQECRTFTEEETCHICTNPKRQENGLLCVVESPADIAAVEATGQYSGRYFVLMGHLSPLDGIGPSDIGLDMLDFRLRRGDISEVILATNPTVEGEATAHYIAELCKEHGVSASRIAHGVPVGGELDLVDGTTLSHSILGRHQL; via the coding sequence ATGCGAACCAGTTCTATGCTGGAGCATTTGATGGAGGCCTTGCGTTGTCTACCTGGGGTGGGTCCCAAGTCGGCTCAGCGCATGGCCTTTCATTTGTTACAGCGCGACCGTCAAGGCGGTTTGCAGCTTGCTGATGCCCTTTCACAAGCGATGACGGAAATCGGCCACTGCCAAGAGTGCCGAACGTTTACCGAAGAGGAAACGTGTCACATCTGTACGAACCCTAAACGCCAAGAAAACGGTTTATTGTGTGTTGTTGAAAGCCCTGCTGATATTGCAGCGGTTGAAGCAACCGGTCAGTACTCTGGGCGCTATTTTGTGTTGATGGGACACTTGTCACCACTTGATGGCATCGGCCCAAGCGATATCGGCTTAGACATGCTCGATTTTCGCTTAAGACGCGGTGACATCAGTGAAGTCATTCTGGCAACCAACCCTACGGTGGAAGGCGAGGCCACTGCGCACTACATCGCTGAGCTTTGTAAAGAGCACGGTGTCTCTGCAAGTCGCATTGCACACGGTGTCCCAGTGGGTGGGGAGTTAGACTTAGTGGATGGTACAACGTTGTCCCATTCCATCTTAGGTCGTCATCAGCTCTAA
- a CDS encoding carbohydrate porin translates to MKHNALVRALGLSLALAPMAGLAAVENITYFGYAKWGNIYTDNKDHNDGKGERNDVIRAGEGYGNYRLGNEMNWWEAGLKADVWRNNDAYFDTTLYLGSGESWGDVSIIQMWSAGHGLIDSQPNAKLWAGERFYRRHEVHMIDIKYWDTSSTGIGVEDWDLGFGNGHFAWMAPDSSADDRSLHNIDARISDIALSDSADLTVGLNYVAAHNSSYDDTNITTSGTMLSALYRQAWEYGSNTFAFQYGTDALAGGLMSAEGGSNRKYSTGVDHDGYSWRVFNHGDLNINEDFQVMYSIAYQDKNLDNNDGEKWFSVGARPQYSWNNYMATAIEAGYETVEAQNGAGTNDMYKVTLSQMFQAGKGVWARPSLRLFVTYSETTDEWSRGGDAYGTAMSASGETIDEVTFGFNVETWW, encoded by the coding sequence ATGAAACATAATGCGCTTGTTAGAGCACTTGGGCTTTCCCTCGCCCTTGCGCCGATGGCCGGTCTGGCAGCAGTGGAGAACATCACCTACTTTGGTTATGCCAAATGGGGAAACATCTACACCGACAACAAAGACCACAATGATGGTAAAGGCGAACGTAATGACGTCATTCGTGCAGGCGAAGGTTACGGTAACTACCGACTAGGTAACGAGATGAACTGGTGGGAAGCAGGTCTAAAGGCAGACGTATGGCGCAATAACGATGCCTACTTCGATACAACCCTTTATCTTGGCAGTGGTGAGAGCTGGGGTGACGTGAGTATCATTCAGATGTGGTCAGCAGGTCATGGTCTGATTGATAGTCAACCTAATGCAAAACTTTGGGCCGGTGAACGCTTCTACCGACGTCATGAAGTGCACATGATTGACATTAAGTACTGGGACACGTCAAGCACTGGTATTGGTGTCGAAGATTGGGATCTAGGTTTTGGTAATGGTCACTTTGCATGGATGGCGCCAGATTCAAGCGCTGACGACCGTAGCCTGCATAATATCGATGCTCGTATCAGTGATATCGCGCTGAGCGACAGCGCTGACCTTACTGTCGGCCTGAACTACGTGGCAGCACACAACTCTAGCTACGATGATACCAACATTACCACCTCTGGTACCATGCTTTCAGCCCTATACCGCCAAGCGTGGGAATACGGCTCCAACACTTTTGCATTCCAGTACGGTACAGACGCACTTGCCGGTGGCTTAATGAGTGCAGAGGGCGGTTCAAACCGCAAGTACAGCACTGGTGTTGATCACGACGGCTATAGCTGGCGCGTATTTAACCACGGTGACCTTAATATCAATGAAGACTTCCAAGTGATGTACTCCATTGCATACCAAGATAAGAACCTCGACAACAACGATGGTGAAAAGTGGTTCAGCGTCGGCGCTCGCCCTCAATACAGCTGGAACAATTACATGGCTACAGCGATTGAAGCGGGCTATGAGACAGTAGAAGCTCAAAATGGTGCCGGTACCAACGACATGTATAAAGTCACACTCTCTCAAATGTTCCAAGCAGGGAAAGGCGTTTGGGCACGACCATCTCTACGTTTGTTTGTTACTTACTCAGAGACCACAGATGAGTGGAGCCGTGGTGGAGATGCCTACGGTACAGCGATGAGTGCCAGCGGAGAAACGATTGACGAAGTGACCTTCGGCTTCAACGTAGAAACTTGGTGGTAA
- a CDS encoding alpha-galactosidase, with translation MTDKVLYSLTGNKTQLIVEVGEYAEILHWGQPFNGDLSIARHALHRPVPYGRLDIDVPVTLTPELGRGSFGSPALEGHRAGQDWAPVMKVVKVDHGALGLKIYCEDTLAGLEIISELYLDQHDVIKTRQTLRNIGQGAYQVARLANTLPLPGRVSELMTYHGRWVYEFQTSRQSLTQGGYQQENRRGRTSHEHYPAFVAGTANFDELSGDVFGFHLAWSGNHRMRIDVKADGRRVMQGEAIYLPGEIELSEGASLSTPWLYATHSGQGLNEMSHHFHEHVRASILPSEFANKPRPIHLNTWEGIYFDHDPDYIMQMATQSAQMGVERFIIDDGWFKGRDGDKAALGDWFLDEKKYPNGLEPIVNHVNDLGMEFGLWFEPEMINKDSDLYRTHPDWLLEVKGYDQPTGRNQYVIDLSQPQAFEFLYQRLDHFLSTYNIGYIKWDMNREVVQPGHEGRASGHAQVERYYELVDRVRLNHPNVEIESCSAGGGRIDYEVLKRTHRFWASDNNDALERQTIQRGMSYFFPPEVMGSHIGASHCHSTRRRHSIEFRGLTALFGHMGIELDPVRESEEEKQGFEHYVELHKSIRTLLHSGKSWRIPTDDTAHQIQAVVAQDQSQAVVLIAQLAMPTNALSGHLRIPGLDPDALYQVTVIDQPTNYHDIVNYQPPWTTDGCQLTGRWCQDIGLTMPVLDAETALLVKLEQID, from the coding sequence ATGACTGATAAAGTTCTCTATTCACTGACAGGTAATAAAACTCAACTGATTGTTGAGGTAGGCGAGTATGCGGAAATCCTTCACTGGGGACAGCCTTTCAATGGCGATCTCTCGATAGCTCGTCACGCGTTGCATCGACCGGTTCCATATGGTCGCTTGGACATTGATGTGCCGGTGACATTAACACCAGAATTGGGACGAGGCTCCTTTGGCAGCCCTGCTTTGGAGGGACATCGCGCAGGTCAAGATTGGGCGCCAGTAATGAAGGTCGTTAAGGTTGATCACGGCGCCTTGGGGCTGAAGATCTACTGTGAGGATACGCTGGCTGGACTAGAAATTATTAGTGAACTGTACCTTGATCAGCACGATGTGATTAAAACTCGCCAGACCCTACGCAATATTGGTCAAGGCGCATATCAAGTTGCGCGTTTAGCGAATACCTTACCTTTACCTGGGCGCGTTAGTGAGTTGATGACCTATCATGGACGCTGGGTGTATGAGTTTCAGACAAGTCGCCAGTCGCTGACACAAGGGGGTTATCAGCAAGAGAACCGTCGCGGGCGTACTTCGCATGAGCACTATCCTGCTTTTGTTGCAGGCACAGCCAATTTTGATGAGCTGTCTGGTGATGTATTTGGTTTTCATCTTGCTTGGAGTGGCAACCACCGTATGCGCATTGATGTAAAAGCCGATGGTCGCCGTGTGATGCAGGGTGAGGCGATCTATTTACCTGGAGAAATTGAACTGAGTGAGGGTGCATCATTATCAACACCTTGGTTGTATGCGACACACAGTGGTCAAGGCTTAAATGAAATGAGCCATCATTTTCATGAGCATGTTCGCGCTTCGATCTTGCCGTCTGAGTTTGCCAACAAGCCTCGCCCGATCCATTTGAACACATGGGAAGGTATCTATTTCGATCATGACCCAGACTATATAATGCAGATGGCGACACAATCCGCGCAGATGGGTGTAGAACGTTTTATTATTGATGACGGCTGGTTTAAAGGACGTGATGGCGACAAAGCCGCGTTGGGAGACTGGTTTTTAGACGAGAAAAAATACCCCAATGGTCTGGAGCCAATCGTGAATCATGTCAATGATTTGGGGATGGAATTTGGTCTGTGGTTTGAACCTGAGATGATCAATAAAGACTCCGATCTCTATCGTACACACCCTGATTGGTTGTTGGAAGTGAAAGGCTATGACCAACCTACCGGGCGTAACCAGTATGTGATTGACTTAAGTCAGCCACAAGCGTTTGAGTTTTTATATCAGCGTTTGGATCACTTCTTGTCTACCTATAACATTGGCTACATCAAGTGGGACATGAACCGAGAGGTGGTACAACCGGGACATGAAGGCAGAGCGTCCGGTCATGCACAGGTTGAACGTTACTATGAACTCGTGGATAGAGTTCGCCTTAATCACCCTAACGTGGAAATTGAATCTTGCTCAGCTGGCGGCGGGCGTATCGATTACGAAGTGCTTAAGCGTACTCATCGATTTTGGGCATCAGATAACAATGATGCGCTAGAGCGTCAGACTATTCAGCGCGGCATGAGTTATTTCTTCCCACCAGAAGTGATGGGTAGTCACATTGGTGCTAGTCATTGCCATAGCACCCGTCGCCGCCATAGTATTGAGTTTCGGGGTTTGACGGCTCTATTTGGCCATATGGGTATTGAACTTGATCCAGTCAGAGAGTCAGAGGAAGAAAAGCAGGGTTTCGAGCACTATGTGGAGTTGCACAAATCAATACGCACATTATTGCACTCAGGCAAGTCATGGCGTATTCCTACCGATGATACCGCACATCAAATTCAAGCGGTTGTTGCTCAAGATCAGTCTCAAGCTGTGGTATTGATTGCGCAACTTGCGATGCCTACCAACGCACTGAGTGGCCACTTAAGAATACCAGGTCTAGATCCGGATGCGCTTTATCAAGTGACCGTTATTGATCAACCGACCAATTATCATGACATTGTTAACTATCAACCCCCTTGGACAACAGATGGATGCCAATTAACCGGTCGCTGGTGCCAAGATATAGGCTTAACGATGCCAGTGTTGGATGCAGAAACCGCGCTGCTGGTGAAGCTAGAACAAATCGACTAG
- a CDS encoding beta-galactosidase yields the protein MAFSEIIQRRDWENPQSVNLHCMKAHSPLASFRSAKDAQENNNSHRRSLNGDWKFKLFDAPEQVDEDFIKAGFNDSPWSSIPVPSNWQLQGYDKPIYANVKYPFEVNPPYVPSDNPTGCYRTNIDMTAADLEHTQRIIFDGVNSAFHLWCNGVWVGYSQDSRLPTEFDLSEYLTEGRNTLAVMVIRWSDGSYLEDQDMWWLSGIFRDVTLLSKPNNCIEDVFITPDLDACYRDGTLKVETRINAPESYQVQLQLFDGEQAIFDPQSATPNNRRIDERGSYNDIVFQTLSVREPKQWSAEVPNLYRLVVSLIDEQGHHIESEAYDVGFRKIEITDGQLKLNGKPLLIRGVNRHEHHPELGHVMTEKDMIEDIRLLKQHNFNAVRTAHYPNHPRWYELCDQYGLYVCDEANIETHGMQPMNRLSSDPQWANAYMNRYTQMVMRDKNHASIILWSLGNESGHGANHNAMYAWSKQYDPSRPVQYEGGGSNTTATDIIAPMYARVNTVIEDEAVPKWPIKKWISLPNEQRPLILCEYAHAMGNSLGSFDEYWHAFREFPRLQGGFIWDWVDQGIAKTDDNGNQYWAYGGDFNDEINDRQFCINGLVFPDRTPHPTLEEAKFCQRMITVALSHEQPGRYTLNVRNENLFRATDNEQLNWSLLEDGVEVLNGNLPLDVDADSEKTITLDISFKPKSGARYHLNTDITLISNTPWSDGGYVIATEQLALTNYSGLVVAIDEESTTPVLDASGNEINVHTDSGRWTWDKSSGLLVQWQQLGVDKLAAPLVDNFYRAPLDNDIGVSEIDNVDPNAWMCRWDMAGIGQWQRQCLATKAQIQGEKVCIETRFAYQFKDQVQAVTTWNYTITDDGQMKVDVDVQLADHLPPMPRIGMECQVASTNNIEWKGLGPFENYPDRLAAARFGHYKASINEMHTPYVFPTDNGLRCHTQWLNVSNLRVSGDFHFSTGHYSLTQLAAAKHTNELIEEETLYLRIDHQQMGVGGDDSWSPSVHKAFQLTDNHYHYSVVFS from the coding sequence ATGGCATTTTCCGAAATTATCCAACGACGTGATTGGGAAAACCCACAGAGTGTTAACCTACATTGCATGAAAGCGCACAGTCCGTTAGCGAGCTTTCGCAGTGCAAAAGATGCTCAAGAAAATAACAACAGTCATCGACGCTCTCTAAATGGTGACTGGAAATTCAAGCTATTTGACGCCCCAGAGCAAGTCGATGAAGACTTCATCAAGGCGGGCTTTAACGACAGTCCATGGTCAAGTATTCCCGTGCCGTCAAACTGGCAGTTACAAGGCTATGACAAGCCCATTTACGCCAATGTAAAATACCCTTTCGAGGTTAACCCTCCTTACGTTCCATCAGATAACCCAACCGGTTGCTATCGCACGAACATCGACATGACAGCCGCTGATCTTGAACACACTCAACGCATTATCTTTGATGGCGTTAACTCCGCTTTCCACCTCTGGTGCAACGGCGTTTGGGTTGGCTACAGCCAAGATAGTCGACTACCCACTGAGTTTGACCTATCAGAGTATTTAACTGAAGGCCGCAACACGCTCGCTGTCATGGTGATTCGTTGGAGTGATGGTAGTTATCTCGAAGACCAAGATATGTGGTGGCTAAGCGGAATTTTCCGTGATGTCACGCTGCTATCAAAACCAAACAACTGCATTGAAGATGTCTTTATTACACCAGACCTTGATGCGTGTTACCGCGATGGAACACTTAAAGTAGAAACGCGAATCAATGCCCCTGAGAGTTACCAAGTTCAACTCCAACTGTTCGATGGCGAACAAGCCATTTTTGACCCGCAATCAGCGACACCAAATAACCGCCGTATTGATGAACGTGGCTCCTATAACGATATCGTGTTCCAAACCCTGTCCGTTCGTGAGCCAAAGCAGTGGTCGGCCGAAGTGCCTAACCTCTACCGCCTGGTTGTTTCATTAATTGATGAACAGGGCCATCATATTGAGAGCGAAGCGTATGATGTTGGGTTCAGAAAAATCGAGATCACAGATGGTCAACTAAAGCTGAATGGTAAACCGCTGTTGATTCGTGGTGTTAACCGGCATGAACATCACCCTGAACTAGGTCATGTCATGACTGAAAAAGACATGATTGAAGACATTCGTTTACTTAAACAGCATAACTTCAATGCCGTTCGTACTGCGCACTATCCTAACCACCCACGCTGGTATGAGTTGTGCGACCAATACGGCTTATATGTATGTGATGAAGCCAATATTGAAACGCATGGTATGCAGCCAATGAATCGTCTATCGAGCGATCCTCAATGGGCAAATGCCTACATGAATCGCTACACCCAGATGGTCATGCGTGACAAGAACCACGCGTCAATTATTCTTTGGTCACTTGGAAACGAGTCGGGTCATGGAGCCAATCACAACGCTATGTATGCATGGTCTAAGCAATACGATCCATCACGACCAGTGCAATACGAAGGTGGGGGCTCAAATACCACGGCAACCGATATCATCGCGCCAATGTACGCTCGCGTGAATACAGTCATTGAAGACGAAGCAGTACCGAAATGGCCAATCAAGAAATGGATCTCTTTACCTAACGAACAGCGCCCGTTGATCTTGTGTGAATACGCGCATGCGATGGGCAACAGTTTGGGTAGCTTCGATGAATACTGGCATGCCTTCCGCGAATTTCCTCGCCTCCAAGGTGGCTTTATTTGGGATTGGGTTGATCAAGGTATTGCCAAAACTGATGACAATGGTAACCAGTATTGGGCGTACGGCGGTGACTTCAATGATGAAATCAACGATCGTCAGTTCTGTATCAATGGCCTTGTTTTTCCAGACAGAACGCCACATCCAACGTTGGAAGAGGCGAAGTTCTGTCAACGTATGATCACCGTGGCACTGAGTCATGAGCAGCCAGGGCGCTATACCTTGAACGTCCGCAATGAGAACTTGTTCCGAGCCACCGATAATGAACAACTAAACTGGTCACTGCTTGAAGATGGCGTTGAAGTGCTCAACGGCAATTTACCCCTAGACGTAGACGCAGATAGTGAAAAAACCATCACGCTGGATATCAGTTTCAAGCCAAAATCCGGCGCACGTTATCACTTGAACACGGATATTACACTGATCAGCAATACTCCATGGTCTGATGGTGGTTATGTCATTGCTACTGAACAGCTTGCGCTTACTAACTACAGTGGTCTTGTGGTTGCTATCGATGAGGAGTCAACCACTCCCGTTTTAGACGCCTCGGGCAATGAGATCAATGTACACACGGACAGCGGCCGTTGGACATGGGACAAATCTTCCGGTCTTCTCGTCCAATGGCAACAGCTCGGAGTCGATAAACTCGCCGCACCGCTCGTTGACAACTTCTACCGTGCGCCGCTCGATAATGACATTGGCGTGAGTGAAATCGACAACGTCGACCCAAATGCTTGGATGTGTCGCTGGGACATGGCGGGCATCGGTCAATGGCAGCGTCAATGCCTAGCAACGAAAGCGCAAATACAGGGTGAGAAGGTCTGTATCGAAACTCGCTTTGCCTATCAGTTTAAAGACCAAGTTCAAGCCGTTACAACATGGAACTATACGATTACCGATGATGGGCAAATGAAAGTCGATGTTGATGTACAGCTCGCCGACCACCTCCCTCCAATGCCGCGTATTGGTATGGAGTGTCAGGTCGCCTCCACCAATAACATTGAATGGAAAGGTCTTGGACCGTTTGAAAACTACCCTGACCGCCTTGCGGCCGCTCGGTTTGGTCATTATAAGGCGTCAATCAATGAGATGCATACACCTTATGTTTTCCCAACCGACAATGGTTTGCGCTGTCATACTCAGTGGCTCAATGTAAGCAACTTGAGAGTGTCTGGTGATTTTCACTTTAGCACAGGGCATTACTCTCTCACCCAACTCGCCGCGGCGAAACACACTAATGAGCTTATCGAAGAGGAAACGCTATACCTGCGCATAGATCACCAGCAAATGGGTGTTGGTGGTGATGACTCTTGGAGTCCAAGTGTTCATAAGGCTTTCCAGCTTACTGATAATCACTACCACTACTCGGTCGTCTTTAGCTAA
- a CDS encoding MalM family protein, producing the protein MNVKTLIISALTMALTGCSTAPVSTQSLTPRVSCCNDVHSVDKTALTVPFHQEVILTSHTQHIPLSMLNKDLVTTDDALVPVIVYELPGTVNNSQSDLFSVLLRSYIANDQVFAAKVLFMDSEWQIIDQHNIDSYKYYPTSLKGLERVEKIITLSPKTTRAKFMVVTTDVELLGHTLPRKHPEEVYAEQNNVIGQKHLPLTAQYSDYGRIDITTSEFSNSALLSMLAEFTKTSPQRAETDTDPTSKHPDKHGWAHYQSRIDQALASNNISEAANIVQEAGKAGHPQAKDYLLQHLAD; encoded by the coding sequence ATGAACGTGAAAACTCTCATAATATCAGCACTGACTATGGCACTGACAGGGTGCAGCACTGCCCCTGTTTCTACACAGTCGTTAACCCCTAGGGTCTCGTGTTGCAACGATGTTCACTCGGTTGATAAGACCGCGCTGACGGTTCCTTTTCATCAAGAAGTGATACTAACCTCACACACACAACACATCCCCTTGTCTATGCTGAACAAGGATTTAGTCACAACCGACGATGCGCTCGTTCCAGTGATAGTGTACGAACTGCCCGGCACTGTGAACAACTCTCAATCCGATCTGTTTTCTGTTTTGCTGCGCAGTTACATCGCAAATGACCAGGTTTTTGCAGCGAAAGTGCTATTTATGGATTCTGAGTGGCAAATCATCGACCAGCATAATATTGACAGTTATAAATACTACCCAACGAGTCTAAAAGGATTGGAGCGTGTTGAAAAAATCATCACCCTATCGCCAAAAACTACTCGCGCTAAGTTTATGGTGGTCACAACCGATGTTGAATTATTAGGCCATACACTGCCGCGTAAGCACCCAGAAGAAGTGTATGCCGAACAAAACAATGTGATTGGGCAAAAGCACCTGCCGCTAACGGCGCAGTACAGTGACTATGGCAGAATAGACATTACGACGAGCGAATTTTCAAACAGTGCGCTGCTCTCCATGCTCGCCGAGTTCACCAAGACGAGTCCGCAACGTGCTGAAACCGATACCGACCCAACATCAAAACACCCTGACAAACATGGTTGGGCACACTATCAAAGCCGTATTGACCAAGCTTTAGCGAGCAACAATATCAGTGAAGCGGCCAATATCGTTCAAGAGGCAGGCAAAGCAGGCCACCCTCAAGCAAAAGATTATTTATTACAACATCTTGCAGACTAG
- a CDS encoding putative quinol monooxygenase — MSKLTIVANIIAKQDKVELVKAELLKLIDVTRAEEGCINYDLHQDNENPAHFMFYENWTSRELWQQHMGNQHLAEYMAATEGAVEEFILNEMTHIA; from the coding sequence ATGTCAAAGCTAACTATCGTTGCGAATATCATTGCTAAACAAGACAAAGTTGAACTGGTTAAAGCCGAGCTACTAAAGCTTATTGATGTCACCCGTGCTGAAGAGGGTTGCATCAACTACGACTTACACCAAGACAATGAGAACCCAGCACATTTCATGTTCTATGAAAACTGGACGTCACGTGAGCTATGGCAGCAACATATGGGTAACCAGCATCTTGCAGAGTACATGGCAGCGACGGAGGGGGCGGTTGAGGAATTCATCCTCAATGAGATGACTCATATCGCCTAG
- a CDS encoding substrate-binding domain-containing protein, producing MATIKDVAKEAGVSIATASRVINNSPNTSQAALDAVQQAMTKLGYRPNANARALVNKTTNAIGVLVNDASAPFFGTMIKAIDTIASEQEKQLLIGSGYHDPDKERNAINLLINSRCDSLVIHSKGLADQELVAFAKEIPGLVIINRVVPDIANRCVALDNYRGSYMATEHLIRSGHRHIGYLCSSHNIDDAHDRKRGYLDALATHGIEYRDEYIEYGEPDEMGGEQCMVNLLAKNTPITAVAAYNDYMAAGCLALLQENGYQIPDDLSVIGFDDGHIARFIYPRLTTVRYPIQVMANEAVKLSIKLANEADHKPDEHKLFMPILVRRASVARPK from the coding sequence ATGGCCACTATCAAAGACGTAGCGAAGGAAGCTGGGGTATCCATCGCCACAGCATCACGCGTGATCAATAACTCGCCTAACACCAGTCAAGCAGCACTGGATGCGGTTCAGCAAGCCATGACGAAATTGGGTTATCGCCCTAACGCAAACGCACGCGCTCTAGTGAATAAAACGACCAATGCCATTGGTGTTCTGGTCAACGATGCGAGCGCACCTTTCTTTGGCACCATGATCAAAGCAATTGATACCATTGCGAGCGAGCAAGAAAAACAGCTCCTCATAGGCAGTGGCTATCACGACCCAGACAAAGAACGAAATGCAATTAACCTTCTCATCAATAGCCGCTGTGATTCACTCGTGATTCACAGTAAAGGGTTAGCTGATCAGGAGTTGGTCGCGTTTGCCAAAGAAATTCCGGGGCTAGTGATCATCAATCGTGTAGTACCGGACATCGCCAACCGTTGCGTAGCTCTAGACAACTACCGTGGTTCTTATATGGCAACAGAACATCTCATCCGCAGTGGTCACAGACATATTGGCTACCTATGCTCAAGCCACAATATTGATGATGCTCATGACCGAAAGCGGGGTTATCTCGACGCACTCGCAACACATGGCATCGAATACCGAGATGAGTATATTGAATACGGTGAGCCTGATGAAATGGGCGGAGAACAGTGTATGGTGAATCTTTTGGCCAAGAACACCCCCATTACCGCTGTTGCTGCTTATAACGACTACATGGCCGCCGGATGTTTGGCACTGTTGCAAGAGAACGGGTACCAAATTCCCGATGACCTGTCTGTTATTGGTTTTGATGATGGGCATATTGCTCGCTTCATATATCCAAGACTCACTACGGTTAGATACCCGATTCAAGTCATGGCCAATGAGGCCGTGAAGCTGTCCATCAAACTAGCCAATGAAGCCGACCATAAACCCGATGAACACAAGCTTTTCATGCCGATACTTGTGCGTCGAGCCTCTGTTGCTCGGCCAAAATGA
- a CDS encoding YbaB/EbfC family nucleoid-associated protein, with translation MFGKGGMGNLMKQAQQMQDRMQKLQEEIANMEVTGEAGAGLVKVTITGSHSTRRVEIDESLMEDDKEMLEDLIAAAFNDAARRVEETQKEKMASVTGGMQLPPGMKMPF, from the coding sequence ATGTTTGGTAAAGGCGGTATGGGCAACCTAATGAAGCAAGCCCAGCAAATGCAAGATCGCATGCAAAAGCTTCAAGAAGAAATTGCTAACATGGAAGTGACTGGCGAAGCTGGTGCTGGCCTTGTTAAAGTGACTATCACAGGTAGCCACAGCACTCGTCGCGTAGAGATTGACGAGAGCCTAATGGAAGACGACAAAGAGATGCTTGAAGACTTGATCGCAGCCGCGTTCAACGATGCAGCTCGCCGCGTTGAAGAGACTCAAAAAGAGAAAATGGCATCAGTTACTGGCGGTATGCAATTACCACCAGGCATGAAAATGCCTTTCTAA